The following proteins are encoded in a genomic region of Takifugu flavidus isolate HTHZ2018 chromosome 3, ASM371156v2, whole genome shotgun sequence:
- the nlgn4xa gene encoding neuroligin 4 X-linked a isoform X3, translating into MVYIHGGSYMEGTGNMIDGSILASYGNVIVITINYRLGVLGFLSTGDQAAKGNYGLLDQIQALRWIKENIQAFKGDPKRVTIFGSGAGASCVSLLTLSHYSEDLFQKAIIQSGTALSSWAVNYQPAKYTRVLAEKVGCNMLDTIDLVECLQNKNYKELIEQYITPAKYHIAFGPVIDGDVIPDDPQILMEQGEFLNYDIMLGVNQGEGFKFVDGIVDSEDGVSANDFDFAVSDFVDHLYGYPEGKDTLRETIKFMYTDWADKENPETRRKTLVALLTDHQWVAPAVATADLHAQYGSPTYFYAFYHHCQSDMKPSWADSAHGDEVPYVFGIPMIGPTDLFNCNFSKNDVMLSAVVMTYWTNFAKTGDPNQPVPQDTKFIHTKPNRFEEVAWTKYNPKDQLYLHIGLKPRVRDHYRATKVAFWLELVPHLHNINEFFQYVSTTTKIPPQDTTPYPYTKRFPGKNNWPSTTRHPGVPPANTKQSSDQRKTGELTDESTVVIETKRDYSTELSVTIAVGASLLFLNILAFAALYYKKDKRRHETNRRVPTPQRNSAPTNASSPANDVAHLQSEELMSLQMKQQQLDHEHHHECEPLQTHDTMRLTCPPDYTLTLRRSPDDIPLMTPSTITMIPNTLAGMQPLHNFNTFGGSQNSSNLPHGHSTTRV; encoded by the exons ATGGTTTACATCCACGGAGGATCCTACATGGAAGGAACAGGCAACATGATTGACGGCAGCATCCTGGCCAGCTATGGGAacgtcatcgtcatcaccatcaacTACCGGCTCGGAGTTCTGG GGTTTCTAAGCACTGGAGATCAGGCAGCCAAGGGCAACTATGGCCTGCTGGATCAAATTCAGGCTCTCAGGTGGATCAAAGAAAACATCCAGGCCTTTAAAGGAGATCCAAAACGAGTGACCATCTTTGGCTCTGGCGCCGGAGCATCGTGCGTCAGTCTGCTCACTCTCTCTCATTACTCAGAAG atctgtttCAGAAAGCTATCATACAAAGTGGCACTGCATTATCCAGCTGGGCAGTCAACTACCAGCCTGCCAAGTACACACGAGTCCTTGCTGAGAAGGTGGGCTGCAACATGCTTGACACCATCGACCTAGTGGAGTGCCTCCAGAACAAGAACTACAAAGAGCTCATAGAACAGTATATCACACCTGCCAAATACCATATCGCGTTTGGGCCCGTGATCGATGGTGACGTCATCCCGGATGACCCCCAGATCCTCATGGAACAAGGGGAGTTCCTCAACTATGACATCATGCTAGGAGTCAACCAGGGAGAGGGCTTTAAGTTTGTAGATGGCATCGTAGACAGCGAGGATGGGGTGTCTGCCAATGATTTTGACTTTGCCGTGTCAGACTTTGTGGACCATCTGTATGGCTACCCTGAGGGTAAAGACACACTTCGAGAGACCATCAAATTCATGTACACGGACTGGGCGGACAAAGAGAACCCAGAGACACGGCGCAAGACCCTGGTTGCTTTGCTCACTGACCACCAGTGGGTGGCACCAGCAGTGGCCACAGCTGACCTCCATGCCCAGTATGGCTCACCAACCTATTTCTATGCCTTCTACCACCATTGTCAGAGCGACATGAAGCCCAGCTGGGCTGATTCAGCGCATGGAGACGAAGTGCCGTATGTGTTCGGAATCCCCATGATTGGCCCTACAGATCTGTTCAACTGCAACTTCTCCAAGAATGACGTGATGCTGAGTGCCGTTGTAATGACCTACTGGACTAACTTTGCAAAGACAGG agaTCCAAATCAGCCAGTTCCACAGGATACTAAGTTTATCCACACAAAACCCAACAGATTTGAGGAGGTAGCCTGGACTAAGTACAACCCTAAAGACCAGCTGTACCTTCACATCGGCCTCAAACCTCGAGTCCGGGACCACTACCGCGCTACCAAGGTGGCATTTTGGTTGGAGCTTGTTCCACATCTGCATAACATAAATGAATTTTTCCAATACGTCTCCACCACCACTAAGATACCTCCACAAGACACCACCCCATATCCGTATACCAAGCGTTTCCCTGGTAAAAACAACTGGCCGTCCACTACCCGCCACCCTGGGGTTCCACCTGCCAACACCAAGCAGAGCAGCGACCAGCGTAAGACTGGAGAGCTGACAGACGAGTCGACTGTTGTTATTGAAACCAAACGGGACTACTCCACAGAGCTCAGCGTCACCATTGCAGTGGGAGCATCCCTGCTCTTTCTCAACATCCTTGCTTTTGCCGCACTCTACTACAAGAAAGACAAGCGACGGCATGAGACCAACAGGCGTGTTCCTACTCCACAGCGTAACTCCGCCCCGACCAACGCGTCCTCCCCCGCCAATGATGTGGCCCACCTGCAGAGCGAGGAGCTGATGTCCCtgcagatgaagcagcagcagctggatcacGAGCACCACCACGAGTGCGAGCCATTGCAGACCCACGACACGATGCGCCTCACATGCCCTCCCGACTACACCCTTACCCTGCGCCGGTCGCCTGACGACATCCCCCTGATGACGCCCAGCACCATAACCATGATCCCCAACACACTGGCTGGCATGCAGCCCCTGCACAATTTCAACACTTTCGGTGGCAGCCAGAACAGTAGCAACTTACCCCACGGCCACTCCACCACACGGGTATAG